A window from Micromonospora terminaliae encodes these proteins:
- a CDS encoding polyprenol monophosphomannose synthase — MIEPVQLPSPWRDARLTVVVPTYNEAGNLPVLVERLLALPLPGLKVLVADDNSPDGTGEVADKLAIEHPDRLLVVHRPGKEGLGRAYVDGIGRALADGAEYVAQMDADLSHPPEALPGMLGALLSTQSGVVIGSRYVPGGELDENWPLYRRALSGWANLYVHTLLRVRIRDLTAGFKIWRADALRDIGLQRVQSNGYSFQVEMHYLATKLGHTILEVPIRFEERREGASKMTTATKIESALMPFKLRTRHRNLDT; from the coding sequence ATGATCGAACCCGTGCAGTTGCCCTCCCCGTGGCGCGACGCACGCCTGACCGTCGTCGTTCCGACCTACAACGAGGCGGGCAACCTCCCGGTGCTGGTCGAGCGCCTCCTCGCGCTGCCGCTGCCCGGGTTGAAGGTGCTCGTCGCGGACGACAACTCCCCCGACGGCACCGGGGAGGTCGCCGACAAGCTGGCCATCGAGCACCCGGACCGGCTGCTCGTGGTGCACCGCCCGGGCAAGGAGGGCCTCGGCCGGGCGTACGTGGACGGCATCGGGCGGGCGCTCGCCGACGGCGCCGAGTACGTGGCGCAGATGGACGCCGACCTGTCGCACCCCCCGGAGGCGCTGCCCGGCATGCTCGGGGCGCTGCTCTCCACCCAGTCCGGCGTGGTCATCGGCTCGCGGTACGTGCCGGGCGGCGAGCTGGACGAGAACTGGCCGCTCTATCGGCGCGCGCTCAGCGGCTGGGCAAACCTCTACGTGCACACCCTGCTGCGGGTGCGGATCCGTGACCTCACCGCCGGCTTCAAGATCTGGCGGGCCGACGCGCTGCGCGACATCGGCCTGCAGCGGGTGCAGTCCAACGGCTACAGCTTCCAGGTGGAGATGCACTACCTGGCCACCAAGCTGGGGCACACCATCCTCGAGGTGCCGATCCGCTTCGAGGAGCGCCGCGAGGGCGCCTCGAAGATGACCACGGCCACCAAGATCGAGAGCGCCCTCATGCCGTTCAAGCTGCGCACGCGCCACCGCAACCTGGACACCTGA
- a CDS encoding SDR family oxidoreductase — MTQRVVITGASAGVGRAVARAYAARGARLALLARGAAGLAGAERDCRRLGAAEVRTYPVDVADAGVVQRAADDVVHHYGGLDVWVNDAMVSVFAPAWEITAAEFRRVTEVNYLGTVHGTLAALRHMRAHGRGAIVQVGSALAYRGIPLQSAYCASKHAVQGFNDSLRAELLHDCPGVKLSMVQLPAMNTPQFSWVRTRLPRHPQPVPPIFAPEVAARAVVWAADRGPRELNVGGPTWRARLGNVLFPGLLDRKLARDGYDSQQTDAPIDPAAWRDNLNRPGDDEQDRGAEGVFADRARGHSAALWVSTHKRAVSALAVGGLLTLAGGLTRRLR, encoded by the coding sequence GTGACGCAGCGGGTCGTGATCACCGGAGCGAGCGCGGGCGTGGGCCGCGCGGTCGCCCGGGCGTACGCGGCGCGTGGCGCCCGGCTGGCGCTGCTGGCCCGGGGCGCGGCCGGGCTGGCCGGCGCCGAGCGCGACTGCCGCCGGCTCGGCGCCGCCGAGGTCCGCACCTACCCGGTCGACGTCGCCGACGCGGGCGTGGTGCAGCGGGCCGCCGACGACGTGGTGCACCACTACGGCGGGCTCGACGTCTGGGTGAACGACGCGATGGTCTCGGTCTTCGCGCCGGCCTGGGAGATCACCGCCGCGGAGTTCCGCCGGGTCACCGAGGTCAACTACCTGGGCACGGTGCACGGCACGCTGGCCGCGCTCCGCCACATGCGCGCCCACGGCCGCGGGGCCATCGTGCAGGTCGGTTCGGCGCTGGCCTACCGGGGCATCCCGCTGCAGTCGGCGTACTGCGCCAGCAAGCACGCGGTGCAGGGCTTCAACGACTCGCTCCGGGCCGAACTGCTGCACGACTGCCCCGGGGTGAAGCTGTCGATGGTGCAGCTCCCCGCCATGAACACCCCCCAGTTCTCCTGGGTGCGCACCCGCCTGCCCCGGCATCCGCAGCCGGTGCCGCCGATCTTCGCGCCCGAGGTGGCCGCGCGGGCGGTCGTCTGGGCCGCCGACCGCGGGCCGCGCGAGCTGAACGTGGGCGGCCCGACCTGGCGGGCCCGGCTGGGCAACGTCCTCTTCCCCGGACTGCTGGACCGGAAGCTGGCCCGGGACGGCTACGACAGCCAGCAGACCGACGCGCCGATCGACCCGGCGGCGTGGCGCGACAACCTGAACCGGCCGGGCGACGACGAGCAGGACCGGGGCGCCGAGGGCGTCTTCGCCGACCGGGCCCGGGGGCACTCCGCCGCACTGTGGGTGAGCACGCACAAGCGCGCGGTTTCCGCGCTGGCGGTCGGTGGGCTGCTGACGCTGGCCGGCGGGCTGACCCGTCGCCTTCGGTGA
- a CDS encoding SRPBCC family protein: protein MEKVIDASPQQVFDVLADGWTYSDWVVGTVHVRDVDDTWPRVGSRLHHKAGPWPLSLQDTSTVLECDAPHRFVVRAGLWPAGEAVVVFQLQPLGDGRTRVTIGEDFAAGPLRWIRNKLNDLVLHQRNKETLRRLSDIATRQKADR, encoded by the coding sequence GTGGAGAAAGTGATCGACGCGTCCCCGCAGCAGGTCTTCGACGTGCTCGCCGACGGGTGGACGTACAGCGACTGGGTGGTCGGCACCGTGCACGTCCGGGACGTGGACGACACCTGGCCCCGGGTGGGCAGCCGGCTGCACCACAAGGCCGGCCCGTGGCCGCTCTCGCTGCAGGACACCTCCACCGTGCTGGAGTGCGACGCCCCGCACCGGTTCGTGGTGCGGGCCGGGTTGTGGCCCGCCGGTGAGGCGGTCGTGGTGTTCCAGCTGCAGCCGCTGGGTGACGGCCGGACCCGGGTCACCATCGGCGAGGACTTCGCCGCCGGGCCGCTGCGCTGGATCCGGAACAAGCTCAACGACCTGGTGCTGCACCAGCGGAACAAGGAGACGTTGCGCCGGCTCTCCGACATCGCGACCCGGCAGAAGGCGGACCGGTGA
- a CDS encoding HAD-IIIA family hydrolase produces MFTPRGVGNPPPVRRDHERDQCRSARVDPGADRFPHGLYDAVLLDRDGTLIEDVPYNGDPEKVRPVPGAREALDRLRAAGLRLAVVSNQSGLARGCFTADDLRRVNARVEELIGPFDTWQICPHGEPDGCACRKPAPGLVHAAARALGTTPSRCVLVGDIGADMAAAAAAGAAGILVPTPATRAAEVAAAPTVAADLPDAVGTILARMRLVAAPEPAPRRGTVLVARSDAAGDVLVTGPGIRAVAAGAERVVLLCGPRGRAAAELLPGVDEIIEWPLPWIDAPAPPVDPARMRALVDRIAAVGAEEAVVFTSFHQSALPLALLLRMAGVPRISAISDDYPGALLDVRHRVPVGVPEPERALSLAAAAGFGLPAGDEPGLRLRADRLPPAPAAGEPGYVVLHPGSSVETRACPFELATRIVRVLSAAGYRVVVTGGPDERELTAQVAAAGGLDLGGRTGLGELAAVVARAGALVVGNTGPAHLAAALGVPVVSLFAPTVPFGQWGPYRVPTVRLGDAGAACRDTRAMRCPVPGHPCLSAVEPGRVLEALRLLGVPADAPEPLVTVPGGVVG; encoded by the coding sequence ATGTTTACTCCTCGGGGGGTCGGGAACCCGCCGCCCGTGCGACGGGACCACGAGCGGGATCAGTGCAGGTCAGCCCGGGTTGACCCGGGTGCTGACCGGTTCCCGCACGGCCTGTACGACGCGGTGCTGCTGGACCGGGACGGCACGCTCATCGAGGACGTGCCCTACAACGGCGACCCGGAGAAGGTCCGCCCGGTTCCCGGCGCCCGGGAGGCGCTGGACCGGCTGCGCGCGGCGGGGCTGCGCCTCGCGGTGGTCAGCAACCAGTCCGGCCTGGCCCGAGGCTGCTTCACGGCCGACGACCTGCGCCGGGTCAACGCCCGGGTGGAGGAGCTGATCGGACCCTTCGACACCTGGCAGATCTGCCCCCACGGCGAGCCGGACGGCTGTGCCTGCCGGAAACCGGCCCCCGGGCTGGTGCACGCCGCCGCCCGGGCGCTCGGCACCACACCGAGCCGCTGTGTCCTGGTCGGCGACATCGGCGCCGACATGGCCGCCGCCGCGGCGGCCGGCGCCGCCGGCATCCTGGTCCCCACCCCGGCGACCCGGGCCGCCGAGGTGGCCGCCGCGCCGACGGTCGCCGCCGACCTGCCGGACGCGGTCGGCACCATCCTCGCCCGGATGCGGCTGGTGGCCGCGCCCGAGCCGGCGCCCCGGCGCGGCACCGTGCTGGTGGCGCGCAGCGACGCGGCCGGCGACGTGCTGGTCACCGGCCCCGGGATCCGCGCGGTGGCGGCCGGGGCGGAACGGGTGGTGCTGCTCTGCGGGCCACGCGGCCGGGCCGCGGCGGAGCTGCTGCCCGGCGTCGACGAGATCATCGAATGGCCGCTGCCGTGGATCGACGCCCCGGCCCCGCCGGTCGACCCGGCCCGGATGCGCGCCCTGGTCGACCGGATCGCCGCGGTCGGCGCCGAGGAGGCGGTCGTCTTCACCTCCTTCCACCAGTCGGCGCTGCCCCTCGCCCTGCTGCTGCGGATGGCGGGCGTGCCGCGGATCAGCGCGATCAGCGACGACTACCCGGGCGCCCTGCTCGACGTGCGGCACCGGGTGCCCGTCGGGGTGCCGGAGCCGGAGCGGGCGCTGTCGCTCGCCGCGGCGGCCGGCTTCGGCCTGCCCGCCGGGGACGAGCCGGGGCTGCGGTTGCGCGCCGACCGGCTGCCGCCCGCGCCCGCGGCCGGCGAGCCCGGTTACGTGGTGCTGCACCCGGGCTCCTCGGTGGAGACCCGGGCCTGTCCGTTCGAGCTGGCCACCCGGATCGTCCGGGTGCTCAGCGCCGCCGGCTACCGGGTGGTGGTCACCGGCGGTCCCGACGAACGCGAGCTGACCGCGCAGGTGGCCGCCGCGGGCGGTCTCGACCTGGGCGGGCGCACCGGGCTCGGTGAGCTGGCCGCGGTGGTCGCCCGGGCCGGCGCGCTGGTGGTCGGCAACACCGGGCCGGCGCACCTCGCGGCGGCGCTCGGCGTGCCGGTCGTGAGCCTCTTCGCCCCGACCGTCCCCTTCGGGCAGTGGGGGCCCTACCGGGTGCCCACGGTCCGGCTCGGCGATGCCGGTGCGGCCTGCCGGGACACCCGGGCCATGCGCTGCCCGGTCCCCGGCCACCCCTGCCTCTCCGCCGTCGAGCCGGGGCGCGTGCTGGAGGCGCTGCGGCTGCTCGGGGTGCCCGCCGACGCACCCGAGCCGCTGGTCACCGTCCCCGGCGGGGTGGTCGGATGA
- a CDS encoding glycosyltransferase, with product MNILVWHVHGSWTTSFVHGKHRYLVPVTPDRGAYGLGRARTYPWPDSAVEVTPADLRRADVDMVLLQRPEEFDLACEWLGRRVGRDVPAVYVEHNTPKGDVPNTRHPMADRDDLLLTHVTHFNELFWDNGGTRTAVVEHGVVAPAVEWTGELDRLAVVINEPVRRWRVTGTDLLARFAELAPLDVYGMKVAGLAEHLGLSADRLTSHDDVPQHAMHAELAKRRAYLHLCRWTSLGLSLVEAMTMGMPVVALATTEAVEAVPPSAGALSTRVDVLVEAARGLLDDPAAARRAGAAARTAARDRYGLERFLADWDRLLEEEVCASR from the coding sequence ATGAACATCCTGGTGTGGCACGTGCACGGGTCCTGGACCACGTCGTTCGTGCACGGCAAGCACCGCTACCTGGTGCCGGTCACCCCGGACCGGGGGGCGTACGGGCTGGGCCGGGCGCGGACCTACCCCTGGCCGGACAGCGCCGTCGAGGTGACCCCGGCGGACCTGCGCCGGGCCGACGTGGACATGGTGCTGCTCCAGCGGCCCGAGGAGTTCGACCTGGCCTGCGAGTGGCTGGGCCGGCGGGTCGGCCGGGACGTGCCGGCCGTCTACGTCGAGCACAACACCCCGAAGGGCGACGTGCCGAACACCCGCCACCCCATGGCCGACCGCGACGACCTGCTGCTCACCCACGTCACCCACTTCAACGAGCTGTTCTGGGACAACGGCGGCACCCGCACCGCCGTGGTCGAGCACGGGGTGGTCGCGCCGGCCGTCGAGTGGACCGGGGAGCTGGACCGGCTCGCCGTGGTCATCAACGAGCCGGTCCGCCGCTGGCGGGTCACCGGCACCGACCTGCTGGCCCGGTTCGCCGAGCTGGCCCCGCTGGACGTCTACGGCATGAAGGTGGCCGGGCTCGCCGAGCACCTGGGCCTGTCGGCGGACCGGCTGACCAGCCACGACGACGTGCCGCAGCACGCCATGCACGCAGAGCTGGCCAAGCGGCGGGCGTACCTGCACCTGTGCCGGTGGACCTCGCTCGGGCTGAGCCTCGTCGAGGCCATGACCATGGGCATGCCGGTGGTCGCGCTGGCCACCACCGAGGCCGTGGAGGCGGTGCCGCCGTCCGCCGGCGCCCTCTCCACCCGGGTCGACGTGCTGGTCGAGGCGGCCCGGGGCCTGCTGGACGACCCGGCGGCGGCCCGCCGGGCGGGTGCCGCGGCCCGGACCGCCGCCCGCGACCGCTACGGCCTGGAGCGTTTCCTCGCCGACTGGGACCGGCTGCTGGAGGAGGAAGTATGCGCATCGCGATGA
- a CDS encoding glycosyltransferase: MRIAMISEHASPLAVLGGEDAGGQNTHVAELSAALAAAGHDVRVYTRLDAVDLPVTVRAPDGYDVVHVPAGPAEPMAKDDLLPYMPAFGEWLAERWRTGDWQPEVVHAHFWMSGLAGLAAARRTGVPVVQTYHALGTVKRRHQGAQDTSPPGRVGHERRLGRAVDRVVAQCQDEVAELVRMGVPRSRMTVVPSGVNLSTFAPLGPVAERDGARPRILTVGRLVERKGFQDVIRAAALVPDAECVVVGGPPAGLLETDPYALRLRALAQSRGIADRVKLIGAVPREEMGRWYRSADVLVAAPWYEPFGLTPLEAMACGVPVIGTAVGGLIDTVVPGRTGDLVPARDPAALGAAIRALLGDRFRRFAYATAALERARTRYSWSTTADRLAALYAEVATVRRPSRVVA, encoded by the coding sequence ATGCGCATCGCGATGATCTCGGAACACGCCAGCCCGCTCGCCGTCCTCGGCGGGGAGGACGCCGGCGGCCAGAACACGCATGTCGCGGAGCTCTCCGCCGCGCTCGCGGCCGCCGGTCACGACGTGCGGGTGTACACCCGGCTCGACGCGGTGGACCTGCCGGTGACGGTCCGCGCCCCGGACGGGTACGACGTGGTGCACGTGCCCGCCGGGCCCGCCGAGCCGATGGCGAAGGACGACCTGCTGCCGTACATGCCGGCGTTCGGGGAGTGGCTGGCCGAGCGGTGGCGCACCGGCGACTGGCAGCCCGAGGTGGTGCACGCGCACTTCTGGATGAGCGGCCTGGCCGGGCTGGCCGCCGCCCGCCGCACGGGGGTGCCGGTGGTGCAGACGTACCACGCGCTCGGCACGGTCAAGCGCCGGCACCAGGGCGCGCAGGACACCAGCCCGCCGGGCCGGGTCGGGCACGAGCGCCGGCTGGGCCGCGCCGTCGACCGGGTGGTGGCCCAGTGCCAGGACGAGGTCGCCGAGCTGGTCCGGATGGGTGTGCCCCGGTCCCGGATGACCGTCGTGCCGTCCGGGGTGAACCTGTCCACCTTCGCGCCGCTCGGCCCGGTCGCCGAGCGGGACGGCGCCCGGCCCCGGATCCTCACCGTCGGGCGGCTGGTCGAGCGCAAGGGCTTCCAGGACGTCATCCGGGCCGCGGCGCTGGTGCCGGACGCCGAGTGCGTGGTGGTCGGCGGCCCGCCGGCCGGGCTGCTGGAGACCGACCCGTACGCGCTGCGGCTGCGCGCGCTCGCGCAGTCCCGCGGCATCGCCGACCGGGTGAAGCTGATCGGGGCGGTGCCCCGGGAGGAGATGGGCCGCTGGTACCGGTCGGCGGACGTGCTGGTGGCCGCCCCCTGGTACGAGCCGTTCGGGCTCACCCCGCTGGAGGCGATGGCGTGCGGCGTACCCGTGATCGGCACCGCCGTCGGCGGGCTGATCGACACGGTGGTGCCCGGCCGGACCGGCGACCTCGTGCCCGCCCGCGACCCGGCGGCCCTCGGTGCGGCGATCCGCGCGTTGCTCGGGGACCGGTTCCGCCGGTTCGCCTACGCCACCGCGGCGCTGGAGCGCGCCCGGACCCGCTACTCCTGGTCCACCACGGCCGACCGGCTCGCCGCGCTGTACGCCGAGGTGGCCACCGTGCGCCGGCCCTCCCGGGTGGTCGCCTGA
- a CDS encoding D-sedoheptulose-7-phosphate isomerase: protein MAAPTPAVGGTVLEDHLTRLAAALLPLRDAEQLLARWGGELANRLATGGRLLVAGNGGSAAEAQHLTAELVGKLRDDREPLSAIALHAETSALTAIGNDYGYDEVFARQVRAHGRPDDILLLMSTSGTSTNLLTAAQAGHDTGLRCWAFTGPAPNPLAGSCHETLAIDSPDSQVVQELHLVATHVLCEYVDRALPAALAARAADPVPADTVRAGVEVVLGDGPDGKVQAR from the coding sequence ATGGCGGCGCCCACGCCGGCCGTCGGTGGGACGGTGCTGGAGGACCACCTCACCCGGCTGGCCGCCGCGCTGCTGCCGCTGCGCGACGCGGAGCAGCTGCTGGCCCGCTGGGGCGGCGAGCTGGCGAACCGGCTGGCCACCGGCGGGCGGCTGCTGGTCGCCGGCAACGGCGGCAGCGCCGCCGAAGCCCAGCACCTCACCGCCGAACTCGTCGGCAAACTCCGCGACGACCGCGAACCACTGTCCGCCATCGCCCTGCACGCCGAAACCTCCGCCCTCACCGCCATCGGCAACGACTACGGCTACGACGAGGTCTTCGCCCGCCAGGTCCGCGCCCACGGCCGACCCGACGACATCCTCCTGCTCATGTCCACCAGCGGCACCAGCACCAACCTCCTCACCGCCGCCCAGGCCGGCCACGACACCGGCCTGCGCTGCTGGGCCTTCACCGGCCCCGCCCCCAACCCGCTCGCCGGGTCCTGCCACGAGACCCTCGCCATCGACTCACCGGACAGCCAGGTCGTGCAGGAGCTGCACCTGGTCGCCACCCATGTGCTCTGCGAGTACGTCGACCGGGCGCTGCCGGCGGCGCTCGCCGCCCGCGCCGCCGACCCGGTGCCGGCCGACACGGTGCGCGCCGGCGTCGAGGTGGTGCTCGGCGACGGCCCGGACGGGAAGGTGCAGGCCCGATGA
- a CDS encoding PfkB family carbohydrate kinase — protein sequence MTGPVVVLGDTLLDRDVEGVVNRLCPDSPVPVLEETTHVDRPGGAGLAAVFAAAQGADVALVTAVADDAGGARLGTLLAAAGVQLYALPLAGATPEKIRLHARGRVLLRHDRGGPAGDPGEPSEAVLRLLATASAVLVSDYGRGVARHPALRAALAATRAPVVWDPHPRGPAAVPGVSLATPNESEARELAKAPPGASRLVTASRGAQALRRRWQAGAVAVTLGGDGALLCHAGSTPLVVPAPAAEGDTCGAGDRFAATATLALARGALVSEAVQEAVAEASAYVADGGVATALPAPVRTAAPAVVVGGGDRIGAAAAGEVVSRVRAAGGTVVATGGCFDLLHAGHVATLQAARQLGDCLVVCLNSDTSVAGLKGPERPVVPQGDRGRLLAALGCVDAVLIFDEPTPHAALSWLRPDIWVKGGDYASGGGAETLPEAQVLARWGGHTVVVPYLDGRSTTDMIAAARAGRGTAGWPTSGLPAIVRSTAEGAA from the coding sequence ATGACGGGACCCGTGGTGGTGCTCGGTGACACGCTGCTGGACCGGGACGTCGAGGGGGTGGTGAACCGGCTCTGCCCGGACTCCCCGGTGCCGGTGCTCGAGGAGACCACGCACGTCGACCGCCCCGGCGGCGCCGGCCTCGCCGCCGTCTTCGCCGCCGCGCAGGGCGCCGACGTCGCGCTGGTCACCGCGGTGGCGGACGACGCCGGCGGCGCCCGGCTGGGCACCCTGCTGGCCGCCGCCGGCGTGCAGTTGTACGCGCTGCCGCTGGCCGGGGCGACCCCCGAGAAGATCCGGCTGCACGCCCGCGGCCGGGTGCTGCTGCGCCACGACCGGGGCGGACCGGCCGGCGACCCGGGCGAGCCGAGCGAGGCCGTGCTGCGCCTGCTCGCCACCGCCTCCGCCGTGCTGGTCAGCGACTACGGCCGGGGCGTCGCCCGGCACCCGGCACTGCGCGCCGCGCTCGCCGCGACCCGGGCGCCGGTGGTCTGGGACCCGCATCCGCGCGGCCCGGCCGCCGTGCCCGGCGTCAGCCTGGCCACACCGAACGAGTCCGAGGCACGGGAACTGGCCAAGGCGCCGCCGGGCGCGTCCCGGCTGGTCACCGCCTCCCGCGGCGCGCAGGCGCTGCGCCGGCGCTGGCAGGCCGGCGCAGTGGCGGTGACCCTGGGCGGGGACGGCGCGCTGCTCTGCCACGCCGGCTCCACCCCGCTGGTGGTGCCCGCCCCGGCCGCCGAGGGGGACACCTGCGGCGCCGGGGACCGGTTCGCCGCCACGGCCACGCTGGCCCTGGCCCGGGGCGCGCTGGTGTCCGAGGCGGTGCAGGAGGCGGTGGCCGAGGCGTCCGCCTACGTGGCCGACGGGGGAGTGGCCACCGCGCTGCCCGCCCCGGTCCGGACCGCCGCCCCGGCGGTGGTCGTCGGCGGCGGGGACCGGATCGGCGCGGCCGCGGCCGGCGAGGTGGTGTCCCGGGTACGCGCGGCGGGCGGCACGGTGGTGGCCACCGGCGGCTGCTTCGACCTGCTGCACGCCGGGCACGTGGCCACCCTCCAGGCGGCCCGGCAGCTCGGCGACTGTCTCGTGGTCTGCCTGAACTCCGACACCAGCGTGGCCGGGCTGAAGGGGCCGGAGCGGCCGGTCGTGCCGCAGGGCGACCGGGGCCGGCTGCTCGCCGCGCTGGGCTGCGTCGACGCCGTCCTGATCTTCGACGAGCCCACCCCGCACGCGGCGCTGTCCTGGCTGCGGCCGGACATCTGGGTCAAGGGCGGTGACTACGCCAGCGGCGGCGGCGCGGAGACCCTCCCGGAGGCGCAGGTCCTGGCCCGCTGGGGCGGGCACACGGTGGTGGTGCCGTACCTGGACGGCCGGTCCACCACCGACATGATCGCGGCGGCCCGCGCCGGGCGCGGCACGGCGGGCTGGCCGACGTCCGGGCTTCCGGCGATCGTCCGGTCCACGGCGGAGGGAGCGGCATGA
- a CDS encoding SDR family oxidoreductase, which yields MSSSPPGAGPTVLVTGGSSGLGAAVVAAVARAGGRPLVLDRQRPADGVPWAECDLADTRAAEAATRDLAERSGGLDAVVTAAGMDVPGKLIDVPAETWERIVTVDLLATAAVIRAALPFLEASRGNIVTIASTLGVKAVSDATAYCAAKFGVVGFTRALAAELAGAVGVTLLIPGGMRTAFFDQRDAQYRPGPDAVLNEPADTAAAVMFALSQPAGCAVREMVVCAEQESSYP from the coding sequence ATGAGCAGCAGTCCACCCGGGGCCGGCCCGACCGTCCTGGTCACCGGCGGGTCGAGCGGGCTCGGCGCGGCGGTGGTCGCCGCGGTGGCCCGGGCCGGCGGCCGTCCCCTGGTGCTGGACCGGCAGCGGCCCGCCGACGGGGTGCCCTGGGCCGAGTGCGACCTGGCCGACACCCGGGCCGCCGAGGCCGCGACCCGGGACCTCGCGGAACGCTCCGGCGGGCTGGACGCCGTGGTGACCGCGGCCGGCATGGACGTGCCGGGGAAGCTCATCGACGTGCCGGCGGAGACCTGGGAACGGATCGTCACCGTGGACCTGCTCGCCACCGCCGCCGTGATCCGGGCCGCGCTGCCCTTCCTGGAGGCGTCCCGGGGCAACATCGTCACCATCGCCTCCACGCTCGGCGTGAAGGCGGTCAGCGACGCGACCGCGTACTGCGCGGCGAAGTTCGGGGTGGTCGGCTTCACCCGGGCGCTCGCCGCCGAACTGGCCGGCGCGGTCGGCGTCACCCTGCTCATCCCCGGCGGCATGCGCACCGCCTTCTTCGACCAGCGGGACGCCCAGTACCGTCCCGGCCCGGACGCCGTGCTCAACGAGCCCGCCGACACCGCCGCCGCGGTGATGTTCGCCCTCTCCCAGCCGGCCGGCTGCGCCGTACGCGAGATGGTGGTCTGCGCGGAGCAGGAGTCCTCGTACCCGTGA
- a CDS encoding glycosyltransferase family 9 protein, with protein sequence MILVLRALGVGDLATAVPVLRGLRAGLPGRELVLAAPAWLAPLAELTGAVDRVLPTAGLADRPAWPGPPPEVAVNLHGRGPRSHRMLAAARPGRLLAYRNAEAGHLAGPAWDDGEHEVRRWCRLLHWYGLPADPGDLALHRPPDAAVPAGVTLLHPGSKVAAKRWPADRFAALARILADRGHRVVLTGSTDERDLAARVARDAGLPPDAVLAGRTGLAELAALVAGARLVVSGDTGIAHLATGYGTASVVLFGPVPPAHWGPPPDRPRHRVLGVADRDGTDVDWPGPAGVGTHPTLAAIEVDEVVAAVDEAERAVRVSGAIAA encoded by the coding sequence GTGATCCTGGTGCTGCGGGCGCTCGGGGTCGGCGACCTGGCCACCGCCGTCCCGGTGCTGCGCGGCCTGCGGGCCGGCCTCCCGGGGCGGGAGCTGGTGCTGGCCGCGCCGGCCTGGCTCGCGCCGCTGGCCGAGCTCACCGGGGCGGTCGACCGGGTGCTGCCGACGGCCGGGCTGGCCGACCGGCCCGCATGGCCGGGCCCGCCGCCGGAGGTGGCGGTCAACCTGCACGGGCGTGGCCCGCGGTCGCACCGGATGCTCGCCGCCGCCCGGCCGGGCCGGCTGCTCGCCTATCGCAACGCCGAGGCCGGACATCTCGCCGGACCGGCCTGGGACGACGGCGAGCACGAGGTGCGCCGCTGGTGCCGGCTGCTGCACTGGTACGGCCTCCCGGCCGACCCCGGCGACCTGGCGCTGCACCGGCCGCCGGACGCCGCCGTCCCGGCCGGGGTCACCCTGCTGCACCCCGGCAGCAAGGTCGCCGCGAAGCGCTGGCCGGCGGACCGTTTCGCCGCGCTGGCCCGGATCCTCGCCGACCGGGGACACCGGGTGGTGCTCACCGGTTCGACCGACGAGCGGGACCTGGCGGCCCGGGTGGCCCGGGACGCCGGGCTGCCCCCGGACGCGGTGCTCGCCGGCCGCACCGGCCTGGCCGAGCTGGCCGCCCTGGTGGCCGGCGCCCGGCTCGTGGTCAGCGGGGACACCGGGATCGCCCACCTGGCCACCGGGTACGGCACCGCGTCGGTGGTGCTCTTCGGGCCGGTGCCGCCGGCGCACTGGGGCCCGCCGCCCGACCGGCCCCGGCACCGGGTGCTCGGGGTCGCGGACCGGGACGGGACGGACGTGGATTGGCCCGGTCCCGCCGGGGTAGGAACGCACCCGACATTGGCGGCCATCGAGGTCGACGAGGTGGTGGCCGCCGTGGACGAGGCGGAACGGGCGGTGCGGGTGTCCGGTGCGATTGCGGCGTAG